The Candidatus Scalindua japonica genome includes a region encoding these proteins:
- the mtnN gene encoding 5'-methylthioadenosine/S-adenosylhomocysteine nucleosidase, translated as MIAVLCAIRQEASPLIACMNVSRKFDIDKIPFYQGELNGLPLILVQGGIGSENATKATSCLLESTKVDLLISAGVAGGIRDGLNVGDIVIAEGIGYTKQDNFSGEVLHLKSKYECSKEVVQLARQYCIDSESKLHFGALLTVDKVIGQASTKRRIGEHNSFLAVEMESAAIAKVASEKGVEFAAIRSISDDIEDELQLDYDNILSDEGKVKVSSIALGVMRHPQRLALLRRLNKQTKSASKSLANFLSELIPLIDTSITNRL; from the coding sequence ATGATAGCAGTTTTGTGTGCAATACGACAGGAAGCAAGCCCATTAATCGCCTGTATGAACGTTTCAAGAAAATTTGACATTGATAAAATACCGTTCTATCAGGGAGAATTGAATGGATTGCCTCTTATACTTGTTCAAGGTGGCATCGGTAGTGAAAATGCGACCAAAGCAACCTCTTGTTTATTAGAGTCAACGAAAGTTGATCTGTTAATATCAGCAGGTGTTGCAGGGGGTATAAGAGATGGTCTTAATGTTGGTGACATCGTTATAGCGGAAGGTATCGGGTATACTAAGCAAGATAATTTTAGCGGAGAGGTGTTACACCTTAAATCAAAATATGAATGCAGTAAAGAGGTCGTTCAGTTAGCAAGACAGTACTGTATTGATTCGGAGTCAAAACTGCATTTTGGTGCTTTATTAACCGTGGACAAGGTTATAGGCCAGGCAAGCACAAAAAGAAGAATTGGTGAGCATAATTCGTTTCTGGCTGTTGAGATGGAGAGTGCAGCTATCGCGAAGGTTGCATCTGAGAAGGGTGTAGAATTTGCGGCAATACGATCGATATCAGATGATATAGAGGATGAATTACAACTTGATTATGATAATATACTATCTGATGAAGGCAAAGTGAAAGTGTCGAGTATTGCACTTGGAGTTATGAGACACCCACAAAGACTGGCACTATTAAGACGTCTCAATAAACAGACAAAGAGTGCGTCAAAGAGTTTGGCTAACTTTTTGTCTGAATTAATTCCACTGATAGATACTAGTATTACGAATAGGCTTTAA
- the hpnH gene encoding adenosyl-hopene transferase HpnH translates to MRSSLKQTYSLTKYLIKNRITSVKRFPLVLMLEITHNCNLTCDGCGRIQEFKETMDRKMSVSECMHASEECGAPVVSVTGGEPFLHPELDKIVNGLIQRKRHIYLCTNGITLGDSLGKYNPSPYLNLNVHLDGMAETHDSIVGAKGIFKKATDSIKKAKELGYTVCTNTTIFKDTDPKEIEELFAYLTGLGIDGLLVSPGFSFEDNSNDVFIQKEEFHRKFSFIYELSKKYKTMNTPMYMKFLMGERDLKCTPWGNPTRNYLGWKGPCYLITDAYYKTFNELMDNTDWDKYGTDKDPRCKHCMVHCGFEPTVVLETGKSLKDIYEIAKWNFS, encoded by the coding sequence ATGAGAAGTTCATTAAAACAGACATACTCTCTTACTAAATATTTAATAAAAAACAGGATTACATCGGTTAAACGCTTTCCCCTTGTACTGATGCTGGAGATTACGCATAATTGCAATCTTACGTGTGATGGTTGTGGCAGGATCCAGGAATTTAAGGAAACTATGGACCGAAAAATGAGTGTAAGCGAATGCATGCACGCCTCCGAAGAGTGTGGAGCGCCTGTAGTATCTGTCACCGGAGGTGAACCTTTCCTTCATCCGGAACTGGATAAGATAGTAAACGGATTAATTCAACGAAAACGGCATATATACCTCTGCACAAACGGGATCACCCTGGGAGATTCTCTGGGCAAGTATAATCCAAGTCCTTATTTAAATTTAAATGTACACCTGGATGGGATGGCGGAGACCCACGACAGTATAGTGGGAGCAAAAGGTATATTCAAAAAGGCAACCGATTCTATTAAGAAGGCCAAAGAGTTGGGGTATACAGTATGTACTAATACAACAATTTTTAAGGATACTGATCCTAAAGAGATAGAAGAGCTATTTGCGTATCTTACAGGCCTTGGGATTGACGGTCTTCTTGTTTCACCGGGGTTCAGTTTTGAAGATAATTCAAACGATGTCTTCATTCAGAAGGAAGAGTTTCACCGGAAATTCAGTTTTATCTATGAGTTGTCAAAAAAGTACAAAACGATGAACACCCCAATGTATATGAAATTTCTTATGGGTGAAAGGGACCTGAAGTGCACACCATGGGGTAACCCTACAAGAAACTACCTGGGATGGAAAGGCCCCTGCTACCTGATCACCGACGCATATTATAAGACGTTCAATGAATTGATGGACAACACTGATTGGGACAAATACGGTACCGACAAAGACCCCCGTTGTAAGCACTGCATGGTACACTGCGGGTTTGAGCCGACAGTGGTACTGGAAACAGGAAAAAGCTTGAAGGATATTTACGAAATTGCAAAATGGAATTTCAGTTGA